A portion of the Cryptomeria japonica chromosome 5, Sugi_1.0, whole genome shotgun sequence genome contains these proteins:
- the LOC131072278 gene encoding salicylate carboxymethyltransferase-like isoform X2, which produces MEVIKSESKLALENVLGMKGGDGESSYAKSSSVQLNMVQATKPILERAIYENMRLTSNVGGVFRVADFGCGTGENTLVVVNTIVNAVQRSFEEHEIPEFEVPESVQQRRSPRVYVSGDFEESVGAAYLQQFDKDFTAFLKARAEELVDGGCMFVSLPGRNEGTHMMEEQGICGFVARQIEYAFEELVNEGIVEKEKWESFKIPFFGPNSDEVESIVKKEGSFVLKFVKTLEGIYPYCMIDFERGEANMFGRLIANNYRAAFENIVETHLGCKRSTEELFSRIGKRASILIKEYLSKETKLVVAFLIKKGVHNNTY; this is translated from the exons ATGGAGGTGATAAAATCTGAATCCAAACTGGCCCTGGAGAATGTGCTTGGTATGAAGGGTGGAGATGGAGAATCTAGCTATGCTAAAAGCTCTTCAGTTCAG TTAAATATGGTTCAAGCTACGAAACCAATTCTGGAGCGCGCCATTTATGAGAATATGAGATTGACGTCTAATGTGGGAGGGGTATTTAGGGTAGCAGATTTCGGTTGTGGTACTGGGGAAAATACTCTTGTGGTGGTAAATACTATTGTCAATGCTGTGCAACGCTCGTTTGAGGAACATGAGATACCAGAATTTGAG GTGCCAGAGAGTGTTCAACAGAGAAGATCTCCTCGTGTGTACGTTTCAGGAGATTTTGAGGAATCAGTGGGAGCTGCGTATTTACAGCAGTTTGATAAAGACTTCACAGCGTTTTTAAAGGCCcgggcagaggagttggttgatggGGGATGCATGTTTGTATCTCTGCCGGGTCGTAATGAAGGAACCCACATGATGGAGGAGCAAGGCATATGTGGATTTGTTGCACGCCAAATAGAATATGCATTTGAGGAACTAGTTAACGAG GGtattgttgaaaaagagaaatggGAATCATTTAAGATACCTTTTTTCGGTCCAAATTCAGACGAAGTGGAAAGCATTGTGAAGAAAGAGGGGTCATTTGtattaaagtttgtgaaaacttTGGAAGGAATTTATCCATATTGTATGATAGATTTTGAAAGAGGTGAAGCGAATATGTTTGGAAGACTTATAGCCAACAATTATAGAGCAGCATTTGAAAATATTGTAGAAACTCATTTGGGATGCAAGAGATCAACAGAAGAATTGTTCTCTAGAATTGGCAAAAGAGCTTCTATTCTAATAaaggaatatctctccaaagaaACAAAGCTTGTTGTTGCCTTTCTCATTAAGAAAGGAGTACACAACAACACCTATTAA
- the LOC131072278 gene encoding probable jasmonic acid carboxyl methyltransferase 1 isoform X1, which produces MEVIKSESKLALENVLGMKGGDGESSYAKSSSVQLNMVQATKPILERAIYENMRLTSNVGGVFRVADFGCGTGENTLVVVNTIVNAVQRSFEEHEIPEFEVYFIDLACNDFNSLFRMLPPHRPDHADVDNGGDKNTLAGRSYIAAAVCGSHFRRLVSRKSLHFCHSSTSLHWLSRVPESVQQRRSPRVYVSGDFEESVGAAYLQQFDKDFTAFLKARAEELVDGGCMFVSLPGRNEGTHMMEEQGICGFVARQIEYAFEELVNEGIVEKEKWESFKIPFFGPNSDEVESIVKKEGSFVLKFVKTLEGIYPYCMIDFERGEANMFGRLIANNYRAAFENIVETHLGCKRSTEELFSRIGKRASILIKEYLSKETKLVVAFLIKKGVHNNTY; this is translated from the exons ATGGAGGTGATAAAATCTGAATCCAAACTGGCCCTGGAGAATGTGCTTGGTATGAAGGGTGGAGATGGAGAATCTAGCTATGCTAAAAGCTCTTCAGTTCAG TTAAATATGGTTCAAGCTACGAAACCAATTCTGGAGCGCGCCATTTATGAGAATATGAGATTGACGTCTAATGTGGGAGGGGTATTTAGGGTAGCAGATTTCGGTTGTGGTACTGGGGAAAATACTCTTGTGGTGGTAAATACTATTGTCAATGCTGTGCAACGCTCGTTTGAGGAACATGAGATACCAGAATTTGAGGTGTATTTCATCGACCTTGCTTGTAATGATTTCAATTCACTGTTTCGAATGTTGCCTCCCCACAGACCAGACCATGCTGATGTTGATAACGGTGGTGATAAAAATACATTAGCTGGAAGGTCTTATATTGCAGCGGCTGTGTGTGGATCACATTTTAGACGCTTAGTCTCACGGAAAAGCCTGCATTTCTGTCACTCTTCGACTAGTCTTCATTGGCTTTCACGG GTGCCAGAGAGTGTTCAACAGAGAAGATCTCCTCGTGTGTACGTTTCAGGAGATTTTGAGGAATCAGTGGGAGCTGCGTATTTACAGCAGTTTGATAAAGACTTCACAGCGTTTTTAAAGGCCcgggcagaggagttggttgatggGGGATGCATGTTTGTATCTCTGCCGGGTCGTAATGAAGGAACCCACATGATGGAGGAGCAAGGCATATGTGGATTTGTTGCACGCCAAATAGAATATGCATTTGAGGAACTAGTTAACGAG GGtattgttgaaaaagagaaatggGAATCATTTAAGATACCTTTTTTCGGTCCAAATTCAGACGAAGTGGAAAGCATTGTGAAGAAAGAGGGGTCATTTGtattaaagtttgtgaaaacttTGGAAGGAATTTATCCATATTGTATGATAGATTTTGAAAGAGGTGAAGCGAATATGTTTGGAAGACTTATAGCCAACAATTATAGAGCAGCATTTGAAAATATTGTAGAAACTCATTTGGGATGCAAGAGATCAACAGAAGAATTGTTCTCTAGAATTGGCAAAAGAGCTTCTATTCTAATAaaggaatatctctccaaagaaACAAAGCTTGTTGTTGCCTTTCTCATTAAGAAAGGAGTACACAACAACACCTATTAA